From the genome of Methylomonas sp. UP202, one region includes:
- a CDS encoding TonB-dependent receptor, whose product MAKAIAEEVTPANLDSVEVVAVTPLQFGGVDINKIPAHVQTATAEKLQESQALSLADYMNRYLGSVNVNDAQNNPLQPDIQYRGFSASPLMGLPQGLATYVNGIRFNEPFGDMVNWDLIPNGAIDNMSLQPASNPAFGLNALGGSISINTKTGFSAPGHSFEAQGGSWDRHSEEVTSGWNDGTWGYFLDFKYFNEKGWRAHSPSEAKQGFGTLSWRGVKSSLDLSIAGTDNSLRGNGALPQQMLAYGRDQIFTHPDITRNRMLLVSLDGDTWLNDHNQLSGTLYYRRNKISTYNGDGSEFAPCSGDPTALCNGDDEVLQALGGGGIQADDAFEGGTINTSSTLQQSFGFALQDAIDHKIFGRNNHLVGGASFDHGNARYHADTELGALTGDRGVAAGGVLLQDSHVRLTAETDHYGLFLTDTLNLADKLDVTVSGRYNQSHVKLRDHFGEDLNGSHSYDRFNPAAGLTYAFMPELTFYGNYSESSRIPTPMELSCADPSAPCKLPNAFVSDPPLKQVVANTWETGFRGRLSRLLEGYVDWNAGFFHTINNNDIIFQSSGSVIGNTGYFANVGQTQRQGAELGLSGKFYERWRWSANYSYIDATFQTPFLSSSPNNPAADADGNIRVDVGDRIPGIPAHQFKFSSDVDILPQWTLGFDMNYNSSQALRGDEANLTGKLPGFVVFNLRSEYRFNQHVTLFGRVNNLFDREYANFGTWGNTGEVLDGVNAGLNDMNARFVGVGAPRAAWIGVRLTM is encoded by the coding sequence ATGGCAAAGGCCATAGCCGAGGAAGTGACCCCCGCCAATCTGGACAGCGTCGAAGTCGTCGCGGTGACCCCGCTACAATTCGGCGGCGTCGATATCAACAAAATTCCCGCCCACGTTCAAACCGCGACTGCCGAGAAACTTCAAGAATCGCAGGCCCTATCGTTAGCGGACTACATGAATCGCTATTTGGGTAGCGTCAACGTCAACGACGCCCAAAACAATCCGTTGCAACCGGACATTCAATACCGCGGCTTCAGCGCCTCGCCGCTGATGGGCCTGCCGCAAGGCCTGGCGACTTACGTGAACGGCATTCGCTTTAACGAACCGTTCGGCGACATGGTCAACTGGGATTTAATCCCCAACGGCGCGATCGACAATATGAGCCTGCAGCCAGCATCCAACCCGGCCTTCGGTTTGAACGCACTGGGCGGTTCGATCAGTATCAATACCAAAACCGGTTTTTCAGCGCCCGGACACAGCTTCGAAGCGCAAGGCGGCTCCTGGGACCGGCATTCCGAGGAAGTCACCAGCGGCTGGAACGATGGCACCTGGGGCTATTTCCTGGACTTTAAATATTTCAATGAGAAAGGCTGGCGCGCCCATTCGCCCAGCGAAGCCAAACAAGGCTTCGGCACGTTGAGTTGGCGCGGCGTCAAATCCAGTCTGGATTTAAGCATCGCCGGTACCGACAACAGCTTGCGCGGCAACGGCGCCCTACCCCAGCAAATGCTGGCTTACGGACGCGATCAAATCTTCACGCACCCGGATATCACCCGCAACCGGATGCTGCTGGTTTCTCTGGACGGCGATACTTGGCTGAACGACCATAACCAGCTGTCCGGCACGCTGTACTACCGGCGCAATAAAATCAGCACCTACAACGGCGACGGCAGCGAGTTCGCGCCTTGCAGCGGCGACCCGACCGCCTTGTGCAACGGGGACGACGAAGTGTTGCAGGCTTTGGGCGGCGGAGGTATACAAGCGGACGACGCCTTCGAGGGCGGCACCATCAACACCTCCAGCACCTTGCAACAATCGTTCGGCTTTGCGTTGCAGGATGCGATCGATCACAAAATTTTCGGACGGAACAATCATCTAGTCGGCGGGGCCAGTTTCGACCACGGCAACGCGCGCTACCATGCCGACACCGAATTGGGTGCGCTGACCGGCGATCGCGGCGTCGCGGCCGGCGGCGTACTGCTGCAGGATTCGCATGTCAGACTCACCGCCGAAACCGATCATTACGGCCTGTTCCTGACCGACACGTTGAATCTGGCCGACAAACTCGATGTCACGGTGTCCGGCCGTTACAACCAATCGCACGTCAAGTTACGCGACCACTTCGGCGAAGATTTGAACGGCAGCCATTCCTACGACCGATTCAATCCGGCCGCCGGCCTGACTTATGCGTTCATGCCCGAACTGACCTTCTACGGCAACTACAGCGAATCGTCGCGAATTCCGACGCCGATGGAATTAAGCTGCGCCGATCCAAGCGCACCGTGCAAATTGCCCAACGCCTTCGTCTCCGATCCACCGTTGAAACAAGTCGTCGCCAATACCTGGGAAACCGGGTTTCGCGGCCGTTTGAGCCGTCTATTGGAAGGATACGTCGATTGGAATGCCGGCTTTTTCCATACCATCAACAACAACGACATCATTTTTCAAAGTTCGGGCAGCGTGATCGGCAACACCGGCTATTTCGCCAATGTTGGTCAGACTCAACGCCAAGGCGCGGAATTGGGATTATCCGGTAAGTTTTACGAACGCTGGCGCTGGTCGGCGAACTACAGCTACATCGACGCGACCTTTCAGACGCCGTTTCTATCCAGCAGCCCCAACAATCCAGCCGCCGACGCAGACGGCAATATCCGGGTGGATGTCGGCGACCGGATTCCCGGCATTCCGGCGCATCAATTCAAATTCAGCAGCGATGTGGACATTCTGCCGCAATGGACCCTGGGTTTTGACATGAACTACAACAGCTCCCAGGCGCTGCGTGGCGACGAAGCCAATTTGACCGGCAAATTGCCGGGCTTCGTCGTGTTCAATTTGCGTAGCGAATACCGCTTCAACCAACATGTGACGCTGTTCGGCCGGGTTAACAATCTGTTCGACCGCGAATACGCCAATTTCGGCACTTGGGGCAATACCGGCGAAGTGTTGGATGGCGTCAACGCCGGTCTTAACGACATGAATGCTCGCTTCGTCGGCGTTGGCGCGCCGCGGGCGGCCTGGATAGGCGTTCGTCTGACGATGTAG
- a CDS encoding DbpA RNA binding domain-containing protein yields the protein MSAEKRREEKLKRRLQRIVKEQDLTKQREFVAGAMAEQGMDALTCAAALIYLSHPQLFGGSVAAGAPVPAKSTAVETSTAKLPWLDYKMVRYRLDVGLQHQVAREQIQDILVQESGVDKRRIGRIDIRQHYTLVELPDGMPTDIFQLLTEAAIGPHKLNIRRVRPNKFRQARGKSSAESAG from the coding sequence ATGTCGGCCGAAAAACGCAGAGAAGAAAAACTGAAGCGGCGTTTGCAGCGCATCGTAAAAGAGCAGGATTTGACCAAGCAACGCGAGTTCGTGGCAGGAGCGATGGCCGAACAGGGCATGGACGCTTTGACTTGCGCGGCTGCGTTGATTTATCTGAGTCATCCCCAACTATTCGGCGGGTCTGTTGCCGCCGGGGCGCCGGTGCCTGCTAAATCGACGGCGGTCGAGACGTCCACGGCTAAGCTGCCCTGGCTGGATTACAAGATGGTGCGTTACCGTTTGGACGTGGGTTTGCAGCATCAGGTCGCGCGCGAGCAGATTCAAGACATACTGGTGCAGGAGTCCGGCGTCGATAAGCGCCGCATCGGCCGCATCGATATTCGCCAGCACTATACCTTGGTGGAGTTGCCGGACGGCATGCCGACCGATATTTTTCAGTTGTTGACCGAGGCTGCGATCGGGCCTCACAAATTGAATATTCGCCGGGTCAGGCCCAATAAATTTCGCCAAGCGCGGGGTAAGTCCTCGGCGGAATCGGCTGGCTAA